The Echeneis naucrates chromosome 23, fEcheNa1.1, whole genome shotgun sequence genome has a segment encoding these proteins:
- the tulp3 gene encoding tubby-related protein 3 isoform X3 — translation MQQKLQKQRALLEQKQRRKRQEPLMVQPNTEAWPRRSRTRRGEEQAPLVESQLSIINDVIMDGIDGPAAFMGSEAPDMGMKIQILSVNQSQSQSQSQVQLQSQPQSPAAEEPERDGDTETLLEPKTDIHELLQKQGLSGSLNFDESSEHEDVAEEERSRSLSPHTNNTRPASAASGKDASEVVTPGSPTAESSLIDVANLEEFVLRPAPRGITVKCRITRDKKGMDRGLYPTYFMHMEREDGKRVFLLAGRKRKKSKTSNYLISVDATDLSREGESFIGKLRSNLMGTKFTVYDNGTNPSKNPGALLEESNTRQELAAICYETNVLGFKGPRKMTVVIPGMNMNFERVPVRPQNEQESLLSRWQNHSLDNLIELHNKAPVWNDDTQSYVLNFHGRVTQASVKNFQIVHDNDPDYIVMQFGRVAEDIFTLDYNYPMCALQAFAIGLSSFDSKLACE, via the exons AGGGCGCTGCTGGAACAGAAGCAGCGACGGAAACGTCAAGAACCTCTGATGGTCCAACCCAACACGGAGGCCTGGCCCCGGCGCTCGAGGACACGACGTGGTGAAGAGCAGGCCCCACTGGTGGAGTCTCAACTCAGTATcatcaatgatgtcatcatggaTG GCATTGATGGGCCAGCAGCCTTCATGGGTTCTGAAGCCCCTGACATGGGAATGAAAATCCAAATCCTCTCAGTGAAccagtcccagtcccagtcTCAGTCTCAGGTCCAGCTACAGTCCCAGCCCCAGtcacctgctgctgaggagCCCGAGAGAGACGGAGACACTGAGACATTGCTGGAACCGAAGACAGACATCCATGAATTACTGCAAAAACAAG GTCTGTCTGGCAGTTTGAACTTCGACGAATCCAGCGAGCACGAAGATGTTGCAGAGGAAGAGCGGTCACGTTCTCTGTCCCCCCACACGAACAACACCAGACCTGCGTCTGCTGCCAGTGGCAAGGATGCTTCA GAGGTGGTAACTCCGGGATCCCCCACAGCAGAGAGCTCGCTAATCGATGTGGCTAACTTAGAAGAGTTTGTACTGCGTCCAGCTCCACGTGGCATCACTGTTAAATGTAGAATCACAAGGGACAAGAAGGGCATGGACCGTGGCCTGTACCCCACATATTTCATGCACATGGAGCGAGAGGATGGCAAGAGG gtgttTCTGCtggcaggaaggaagaggaagaagagcaagaCATCCAACTACCTTATCTCAGTGGATGCGACTGATCTGTCACGAGAAGGGGAGAGTTTCATCGGTAAACTGAG GTCCAACCTCATGGGAACCAAATTCACGGTCTATGACAACGGCACCAATCCCTCCAAGAACCCTGGGGCTCTGCTGGAAGAGAGCAACACGCGACAGGAACTGGCAGCCATCTGCTAT GAAACCAATGTGCTGGGATTCAAAGGGCCACGTAAAATGACTGTAGTCATCCCGGGCATGAACATGAACTTCGAAAGAGTTCCTGTCAGACCTCAAAAT GAGCAGGAGAGCCTCCTGAGCAGGTGGCAGAATCACTCACTGGACAACCTGATAGAGCTGCACAACAAGGCCCCTGTGTGGAATGACGACACCCAGTCTTACGTGCTCAACTTCCACGGCCGCGTCACTCAAGCTTCAGTCAAGAACTTTCAAATAGTTCACGACAACGACC CTGACTACATCGTCATGCAGTTTGGCAGAGTGGCTGAAGACATTTTCACTCTGGACTACAACTATCCCATGTGTGCTCTTCAAGCCTTTGCCATTGGCCTTTCCAGCTTTGACAGCAAGCTGGCCTGTGAATGA
- the tulp3 gene encoding tubby-related protein 3 isoform X2: MSGIEDDSGSLMQQKLQKQRALLEQKQRRKRQEPLMVQPNTEAWPRRSRTRRGEEQAPLVESQLSIINDVIMDGIDGPAAFMGSEAPDMGMKIQILSVNQSQSQSQSQVQLQSQPQSPAAEEPERDGDTETLLEPKTDIHELLQKQGLSGSLNFDESSEHEDVAEEERSRSLSPHTNNTRPASAASGKDASEVVTPGSPTAESSLIDVANLEEFVLRPAPRGITVKCRITRDKKGMDRGLYPTYFMHMEREDGKRVFLLAGRKRKKSKTSNYLISVDATDLSREGESFIGKLRSNLMGTKFTVYDNGTNPSKNPGALLEESNTRQELAAICYETNVLGFKGPRKMTVVIPGMNMNFERVPVRPQNEQESLLSRWQNHSLDNLIELHNKAPVWNDDTQSYVLNFHGRVTQASVKNFQIVHDNDPDYIVMQFGRVAEDIFTLDYNYPMCALQAFAIGLSSFDSKLACE, from the exons AGGGCGCTGCTGGAACAGAAGCAGCGACGGAAACGTCAAGAACCTCTGATGGTCCAACCCAACACGGAGGCCTGGCCCCGGCGCTCGAGGACACGACGTGGTGAAGAGCAGGCCCCACTGGTGGAGTCTCAACTCAGTATcatcaatgatgtcatcatggaTG GCATTGATGGGCCAGCAGCCTTCATGGGTTCTGAAGCCCCTGACATGGGAATGAAAATCCAAATCCTCTCAGTGAAccagtcccagtcccagtcTCAGTCTCAGGTCCAGCTACAGTCCCAGCCCCAGtcacctgctgctgaggagCCCGAGAGAGACGGAGACACTGAGACATTGCTGGAACCGAAGACAGACATCCATGAATTACTGCAAAAACAAG GTCTGTCTGGCAGTTTGAACTTCGACGAATCCAGCGAGCACGAAGATGTTGCAGAGGAAGAGCGGTCACGTTCTCTGTCCCCCCACACGAACAACACCAGACCTGCGTCTGCTGCCAGTGGCAAGGATGCTTCA GAGGTGGTAACTCCGGGATCCCCCACAGCAGAGAGCTCGCTAATCGATGTGGCTAACTTAGAAGAGTTTGTACTGCGTCCAGCTCCACGTGGCATCACTGTTAAATGTAGAATCACAAGGGACAAGAAGGGCATGGACCGTGGCCTGTACCCCACATATTTCATGCACATGGAGCGAGAGGATGGCAAGAGG gtgttTCTGCtggcaggaaggaagaggaagaagagcaagaCATCCAACTACCTTATCTCAGTGGATGCGACTGATCTGTCACGAGAAGGGGAGAGTTTCATCGGTAAACTGAG GTCCAACCTCATGGGAACCAAATTCACGGTCTATGACAACGGCACCAATCCCTCCAAGAACCCTGGGGCTCTGCTGGAAGAGAGCAACACGCGACAGGAACTGGCAGCCATCTGCTAT GAAACCAATGTGCTGGGATTCAAAGGGCCACGTAAAATGACTGTAGTCATCCCGGGCATGAACATGAACTTCGAAAGAGTTCCTGTCAGACCTCAAAAT GAGCAGGAGAGCCTCCTGAGCAGGTGGCAGAATCACTCACTGGACAACCTGATAGAGCTGCACAACAAGGCCCCTGTGTGGAATGACGACACCCAGTCTTACGTGCTCAACTTCCACGGCCGCGTCACTCAAGCTTCAGTCAAGAACTTTCAAATAGTTCACGACAACGACC CTGACTACATCGTCATGCAGTTTGGCAGAGTGGCTGAAGACATTTTCACTCTGGACTACAACTATCCCATGTGTGCTCTTCAAGCCTTTGCCATTGGCCTTTCCAGCTTTGACAGCAAGCTGGCCTGTGAATGA
- the tulp3 gene encoding tubby-related protein 3 isoform X4 — protein MSMERRALLEQKQRRKRQEPLMVQPNTEAWPRRSRTRRGEEQAPLVESQLSIINDVIMDGIDGPAAFMGSEAPDMGMKIQILSVNQSQSQSQSQVQLQSQPQSPAAEEPERDGDTETLLEPKTDIHELLQKQGLSGSLNFDESSEHEDVAEEERSRSLSPHTNNTRPASAASGKDASEVVTPGSPTAESSLIDVANLEEFVLRPAPRGITVKCRITRDKKGMDRGLYPTYFMHMEREDGKRVFLLAGRKRKKSKTSNYLISVDATDLSREGESFIGKLRSNLMGTKFTVYDNGTNPSKNPGALLEESNTRQELAAICYETNVLGFKGPRKMTVVIPGMNMNFERVPVRPQNEQESLLSRWQNHSLDNLIELHNKAPVWNDDTQSYVLNFHGRVTQASVKNFQIVHDNDPDYIVMQFGRVAEDIFTLDYNYPMCALQAFAIGLSSFDSKLACE, from the exons AGGGCGCTGCTGGAACAGAAGCAGCGACGGAAACGTCAAGAACCTCTGATGGTCCAACCCAACACGGAGGCCTGGCCCCGGCGCTCGAGGACACGACGTGGTGAAGAGCAGGCCCCACTGGTGGAGTCTCAACTCAGTATcatcaatgatgtcatcatggaTG GCATTGATGGGCCAGCAGCCTTCATGGGTTCTGAAGCCCCTGACATGGGAATGAAAATCCAAATCCTCTCAGTGAAccagtcccagtcccagtcTCAGTCTCAGGTCCAGCTACAGTCCCAGCCCCAGtcacctgctgctgaggagCCCGAGAGAGACGGAGACACTGAGACATTGCTGGAACCGAAGACAGACATCCATGAATTACTGCAAAAACAAG GTCTGTCTGGCAGTTTGAACTTCGACGAATCCAGCGAGCACGAAGATGTTGCAGAGGAAGAGCGGTCACGTTCTCTGTCCCCCCACACGAACAACACCAGACCTGCGTCTGCTGCCAGTGGCAAGGATGCTTCA GAGGTGGTAACTCCGGGATCCCCCACAGCAGAGAGCTCGCTAATCGATGTGGCTAACTTAGAAGAGTTTGTACTGCGTCCAGCTCCACGTGGCATCACTGTTAAATGTAGAATCACAAGGGACAAGAAGGGCATGGACCGTGGCCTGTACCCCACATATTTCATGCACATGGAGCGAGAGGATGGCAAGAGG gtgttTCTGCtggcaggaaggaagaggaagaagagcaagaCATCCAACTACCTTATCTCAGTGGATGCGACTGATCTGTCACGAGAAGGGGAGAGTTTCATCGGTAAACTGAG GTCCAACCTCATGGGAACCAAATTCACGGTCTATGACAACGGCACCAATCCCTCCAAGAACCCTGGGGCTCTGCTGGAAGAGAGCAACACGCGACAGGAACTGGCAGCCATCTGCTAT GAAACCAATGTGCTGGGATTCAAAGGGCCACGTAAAATGACTGTAGTCATCCCGGGCATGAACATGAACTTCGAAAGAGTTCCTGTCAGACCTCAAAAT GAGCAGGAGAGCCTCCTGAGCAGGTGGCAGAATCACTCACTGGACAACCTGATAGAGCTGCACAACAAGGCCCCTGTGTGGAATGACGACACCCAGTCTTACGTGCTCAACTTCCACGGCCGCGTCACTCAAGCTTCAGTCAAGAACTTTCAAATAGTTCACGACAACGACC CTGACTACATCGTCATGCAGTTTGGCAGAGTGGCTGAAGACATTTTCACTCTGGACTACAACTATCCCATGTGTGCTCTTCAAGCCTTTGCCATTGGCCTTTCCAGCTTTGACAGCAAGCTGGCCTGTGAATGA
- the tulp3 gene encoding tubby-related protein 3 isoform X1 encodes MSYYSIRPSSSASFSSNPTMSGIEDDSGSLMQQKLQKQRALLEQKQRRKRQEPLMVQPNTEAWPRRSRTRRGEEQAPLVESQLSIINDVIMDGIDGPAAFMGSEAPDMGMKIQILSVNQSQSQSQSQVQLQSQPQSPAAEEPERDGDTETLLEPKTDIHELLQKQGLSGSLNFDESSEHEDVAEEERSRSLSPHTNNTRPASAASGKDASEVVTPGSPTAESSLIDVANLEEFVLRPAPRGITVKCRITRDKKGMDRGLYPTYFMHMEREDGKRVFLLAGRKRKKSKTSNYLISVDATDLSREGESFIGKLRSNLMGTKFTVYDNGTNPSKNPGALLEESNTRQELAAICYETNVLGFKGPRKMTVVIPGMNMNFERVPVRPQNEQESLLSRWQNHSLDNLIELHNKAPVWNDDTQSYVLNFHGRVTQASVKNFQIVHDNDPDYIVMQFGRVAEDIFTLDYNYPMCALQAFAIGLSSFDSKLACE; translated from the exons AGGGCGCTGCTGGAACAGAAGCAGCGACGGAAACGTCAAGAACCTCTGATGGTCCAACCCAACACGGAGGCCTGGCCCCGGCGCTCGAGGACACGACGTGGTGAAGAGCAGGCCCCACTGGTGGAGTCTCAACTCAGTATcatcaatgatgtcatcatggaTG GCATTGATGGGCCAGCAGCCTTCATGGGTTCTGAAGCCCCTGACATGGGAATGAAAATCCAAATCCTCTCAGTGAAccagtcccagtcccagtcTCAGTCTCAGGTCCAGCTACAGTCCCAGCCCCAGtcacctgctgctgaggagCCCGAGAGAGACGGAGACACTGAGACATTGCTGGAACCGAAGACAGACATCCATGAATTACTGCAAAAACAAG GTCTGTCTGGCAGTTTGAACTTCGACGAATCCAGCGAGCACGAAGATGTTGCAGAGGAAGAGCGGTCACGTTCTCTGTCCCCCCACACGAACAACACCAGACCTGCGTCTGCTGCCAGTGGCAAGGATGCTTCA GAGGTGGTAACTCCGGGATCCCCCACAGCAGAGAGCTCGCTAATCGATGTGGCTAACTTAGAAGAGTTTGTACTGCGTCCAGCTCCACGTGGCATCACTGTTAAATGTAGAATCACAAGGGACAAGAAGGGCATGGACCGTGGCCTGTACCCCACATATTTCATGCACATGGAGCGAGAGGATGGCAAGAGG gtgttTCTGCtggcaggaaggaagaggaagaagagcaagaCATCCAACTACCTTATCTCAGTGGATGCGACTGATCTGTCACGAGAAGGGGAGAGTTTCATCGGTAAACTGAG GTCCAACCTCATGGGAACCAAATTCACGGTCTATGACAACGGCACCAATCCCTCCAAGAACCCTGGGGCTCTGCTGGAAGAGAGCAACACGCGACAGGAACTGGCAGCCATCTGCTAT GAAACCAATGTGCTGGGATTCAAAGGGCCACGTAAAATGACTGTAGTCATCCCGGGCATGAACATGAACTTCGAAAGAGTTCCTGTCAGACCTCAAAAT GAGCAGGAGAGCCTCCTGAGCAGGTGGCAGAATCACTCACTGGACAACCTGATAGAGCTGCACAACAAGGCCCCTGTGTGGAATGACGACACCCAGTCTTACGTGCTCAACTTCCACGGCCGCGTCACTCAAGCTTCAGTCAAGAACTTTCAAATAGTTCACGACAACGACC CTGACTACATCGTCATGCAGTTTGGCAGAGTGGCTGAAGACATTTTCACTCTGGACTACAACTATCCCATGTGTGCTCTTCAAGCCTTTGCCATTGGCCTTTCCAGCTTTGACAGCAAGCTGGCCTGTGAATGA
- the LOC115037192 gene encoding protein mono-ADP-ribosyltransferase TIPARP-like, producing the protein MADDTPSQAMKRKMASVLEPQPKTSKVAFLSPSLLVLEIPADTNTSLPVWEALTSQQVDIAWTVSPYSISVQLTPTTTKLRKSKTSSKSASGGVQNSPASSGVPRPQMVVQSIPQQHNSSSQDASCVVLTFSPDTTQLLPCPPCLPQTMTPATSLTVCLPLLITQPQTARQPGTITKNPALPTSQTPTTTPTRPQTRSRAPAAFSFHTRGPEVQICDNFLLSSCCSGTTERNLHHTPFPFRWQLWCTTTYQWVDISPRSQILLEKIYCDVEQDKVCIKDGDLRYELNFDSMELDGSLKYNGVRRLSNSDSLERNHYFPSEWKIYWWGDLTWEEYNKRISTLLLKNMSEKEPECSFHINSLEYKLDFTTMTQTNITTGFQREVRCRPVYHSPYSLYPHLELTDSTERAGDPPEANFSIDPLEEFTSWYPPVWRLASKEDYSLIDVPAGTKTYWKVQSVFYESMSETRVDIVSIQQLQNLLHWDKYQRHKAHMQKQHVKSKEPLERHLFHGTSKEASEDICHNNFDPRLAGINGVSFGFGTYFATTAAYSNTFSVRMSSAQLHHMFLAKVLVGKKSVGRHKYRRPPPLDPMTKQYRLYDSCVDSIDKPSIFVVFDSCQCYPYYLIKYKDIPKEIDI; encoded by the exons ATGGCTGATGACACACCCAGCCAAGcaatgaagaggaaaatggcAAGTGTTTTAGAGCCCCAACCCAAAACCTCCAAAGTGGCCTTCCTGAGTCCGTCGCTCCTCGTCCTGGAGATCCCTGCTGACACCAACACCAGTCTGCCGGTGTGGGAGGCCCTGACGTCCCAGCAGGTGGACATCGCCTGGACGGTCAGTCCCTACAGCATCAGCGTTCAGTTAACTCCCACAACCACAAAGCTACGCAAGAGCAAAACTTCCAGCAAAAGTGCCTCGGGTGGCGTGCAGAACTCACCTGCATCTTCCGGAGTCCCGCGGCCTCAGATGGTCGTCCAGTCCATCCCTCAGCAACATAACTCCTCCTCCCAGGACGCCTCCTGCGTCGTACTCACCTTCTCCCCCGACACCACCCAGCTTTTGCCGTGCCCTCCATGTCTACCGCAGACAATGACACCAGCCAcctctctcactgtctgccTTCCTCTTCTCATCACCCAACCCCAGACTGCCCGTCAGCCCGGCACCATTACCAAAAATCCAGCCCTCCCCACGTCCCAGACGCCAACAACCACACCCACCAGGCCGCAAACCCGTTCCAGAGCGCCAGCCGCCTTTTCCTTTCATACTCGGGGGCCTGAAGTCCAGATCTGTGACAACTTCCTCTTAAGCTCGTGCTGCTCTGGGACGACAGAGCGTAACCTGCACCACACACCCTTCCCCTTTCGCTGGCAGCTGTGGTGCACGACCACCTATCAATGGGTCGACATCTCGCCTCGCTCTCAGATTTTACTGGAGAAGATCTACTGTGATGTCGAACAGGACAAGGTCTGCATCAAAGATGG GGATTTGCGCTACGAGCTGAACTTTGACTCGATGGAGTTGGACGGCTCATTGAAGTACAACGGAGTGAGACGACTGTCCAACTCTGACAGTCTGGAGAGGAACCATTACTTCCCAAGTGAATGGAAAATCTACTGGTGGGGCGACTTGACCTGGGAAGAGTACAATAAG AGGATCTCCACCCTCCTGCTGAAGAACATGAGCGAGAAGGAACCCGAATGCTCCTTCCACATCAACTCTTTGGAGTACAAGTTGGACTTCACCACCATGACCCAAACCAACATCACCACGGGGTTCCAGAGGGAGGTGCGCTGCAGACCGGTCTACCACTCTCCTTACTCCTTGTACCCTCACCTGGAGTTA ACTGACTCCACTGAGCGTGCTGGTGATCCTCCAGAAGCAAACTTTAGCATCGACCCTCTGGAGGAGTTCACATCCTGGTATCCTCCGGTTTGGCGCCTGGCTTCAAAAGAAGATTACAGCCTAATAGATGTCCCAGCAGGAACAAAGACCTACTGGAAGGTCCAAAGCGTTTTCTATGAGAGCATGTCTGAGACCAGGGTGGACATCGTCAGCATCCAACAGCTTCAGAATCTCCTCCACTGGGACAAGTACCAAAG GCACAAGGCGCACATGCAGAAGCAGCACGTGAAGTCCAAGGAGCCTCTGGAGAGACATCTCTTCCATGGGACGAGCAAAGAAGCCTCAGAGGACATCTGCCACAACAACTTTGACCCTCGCTTGGCCGGGATCAACGGCGTGTCCTTCGGTTTTGGAACCTACTTCGCCACCACCGCTGCCTACTCCAACACGTTCTCTGTCAGGATGAGTTCGGCTCAGCTTCACCACATGTTCCTGGCAAAGGTCCTGGTGGGGAAGAAGAGTGTGGGAAGGCACAAATACCGCCGCCCGCCACCTCTCGACCCCATGACGAAGCAGTACCGTCTCTACGACAGCTGTGTGGACAGCATAGACAAGCCCagcatctttgttgttttcgATAGCTGTCAGTGCTACCCGTACTACCTGATCAAATACAAAGACATTCCCAAAGAGATTGATATTTGA
- the trim35-14 gene encoding tripartite motif-containing protein 35, whose translation MAGRFSLPEVDLSCPICCDIFRDPVVLKCSHSFCAPCLQEYWGPARGRSRVCPLCRSQSVDDPVPSLTLKNLCESYVSLEGNDPEEKAGELYCDPGQMCPHHGEKLKLFCLQDKEPICVVCHTSRRHKQHDCCPVSEALVDVKEKMKSALSSLQEKRDAFDKMKKNYEDTVAHIQVQAQFVERRTREEFEKLHSFLQAEEEAKMEELRREKEQKSEEMRQKIEEMERNIMATSASIRDLEEEMALDDICVLHKCKSTLARANCPIEDPVMAPGALIDVAKYVGSLSYHVWEKMHAIIKYTPVTLDPNTAAPWLILSDDLSSVRDSDEKQKLPNNPERFDPDTSVLGRDGFTFGKHTWDVNVGNNTAWVVGVAKESVKKKEKVSSVLGNGYLCVYFYHKMYFAGTSPLTRLSLKKNPGRITVLLDCDKGRVSFHNADDGSHMYTFKHSITEKVFPYFWVGCQQCPLTVEPREPPVTVAEYC comes from the exons ATGGCAGGCAGGTTCTCTCTCCCGGAGGTCGACCTCTCCTGCCCCATCTGTTGCGACATCTTCAGGGACCCGGTGGTGCTCAAGTGCAGCCACAGCTTCTGCGCGCCTTGCCTGCAGGAATACTGGGGTCCGGCAAGGGGACGAAGCCGGGTCTGCCCCCTGTGCAGGAGCCAGAGCGTGGACGACCCCGTGCCCAGCCTGACCCTGAAGAACCTGTGCGAGTCCTACGTCAGTCTGGAGGGCAACGACCCGGAGGAAAAGGCGGGAGAGCTGTACTGTGACCCGGGCCAGATGTGTCCTCACCATGGGGAGAAGCTCAAGCTCTTTTGCTTGCAGGACAAGGAGCCCATCTGCGTGGTCTGTCACACCTCCAGGAGGCACAAACAGCACGACTGCTGCCCCGTCAGCGAGGCTTTAGTGGATGTGAAG GAGAAAATGAAGTCGGCCCTCAGCTCGCTGCAGGAGAAGAGGGATGCGTTTGacaagatgaagaaaaactaTGAAGACACTGTTGCCCATATTCAG GTGCAGGCTCAGTTTGTGGAAAGACGAACCCGAGAGGAGTTTGAAAAACTGCACAGTTTCCttcaggcagaggaggaagctaagatggaggagctgaggagggaaaaagagcagaaaagtgAAGAGATGAGGCAGAAGATCGAAGAAATGGAGAGAAACATAATGGCCACATCTGCGTCTATCAGAGACTTGGAGGAGGAGATGGCTTTAGACGACATCTGTGTCCTTCAT aaatgcAAGAGCACACTGGCAAG AGCTAACTGTCCAATTGAAGATCCAGTTATGGCTCCAGGAGCGCTCATAGATGTTGCCAAATATGTGGGCTCTTTATCTTACCACGTTTGGGAGAAGATGCATGCAATCATCAAGTACA ccCCGGTGACCCTGGACCCGAACACCGCTGCCCCGTGGCTCATCCTGTCAGACGACCTCAGCAGCGTCCGTGACAGTGATGAGAAGCAGAAGCTGCCCAACAACCCGGAGCGTTTCGACCCCGACACCAGCGTACTGGGCCGCGATGGCTTCACCTTTGGCAAACACACCTGGGACGTCAACGTGGGCAACAACACGGCGTGGGTCGTCGGCGTGGCTAAAGAATCTGtcaagaagaaggagaaagtgTCTTCGGTGCTGGGGAACGGCTACCTGTGTGTGTACTTCTACCACAAGATGTACTTCGCAGGTACGTCTCCTCTAACACGACTGAGCCTGAAGAAGAACCCAGGGAGGATCACGGTGCTGCTGGACTGTGACAAGGGCAGAGTGTCTTTCCACAACGCCGACGATGGCTCTCACATGTACACCTTCAAACACAGCATCACCGAGAAAGTCTTTCCGTACTTCTGGGTGGGCTGTCAGCAGTGTCCCCTGACGGTCGAACCACGGGAGCCGCCTGTGACGGTTGCTGAGTATTGTTGA